In a genomic window of Gigantopelta aegis isolate Gae_Host chromosome 9, Gae_host_genome, whole genome shotgun sequence:
- the LOC121380781 gene encoding sterol O-acyltransferase 1-like: MAEAESVDHQIGNGSIKSDDNTDVDPPASNGPYRQINLQRIRDHAQQLRSDAIDNLNGKLTELFDTFVTEVEQIDNDGTNRNIRPHTRKKERSIDDLPDKIFVNRRSVLTDLFEISHIQTIYHIFVAILVVFSLQTFIYDYVEKQRLCLDFDLIHWAMGKIPKVMFLWVCMQGSTLLIVYPAFYYWSRTRMPGPVKLFDYVFLGLFIFFEILFLVLPVKYVYENQLPPASSVIITCEQLRLVMKVHAFVRSNIMRVIDYKKDDGKFSSHIPRTLPQLIAWGQNWGNYISYIPPTEYNFKQESTNVATAIK; encoded by the exons ATGTAGACCCTCCTGCTAGCAATGGACCATACCGACAGATTAATCTCCAGAGAATCAGAGACCATGCTCAG CAACTGCGATCCGATGCTATAGACAATCTGAATGGGAAACTGACTGAGTTATTTGACACGTTTGTTACTGAGGTGGAACAGATTGATAACGACGGTACGAATCGCAATATCAGACCACACACTCGCAA GAAAGAAAGGAGTATTGATGACTTGCCagataaaatatttgtcaacCGAAGATCTGTGTTAAC GGACCTGTTTGAGATAAGTCATATACAGACTATTTACCACATTTTTGTAGCAATACTGGTTGTATTCAGCCTACAGACATTTATCTACGACTATGTGGAGAAACAGAG GCTGTGTCTCGATTTTGATCTCATTCACTGGGCGATGGGCAAGATTCCCAAGGTGATGTTTCTGTGGGTGTGCATGCAGGGCAGCACGCTCCTCATCGTGTATCCAGCATTCTACTATTGGTCCCGCACACGCATGCCAGGACCAGTCA AGCTCTTCGACTATGTCTTCCTGGGTCTGTTCATTTTCTTTGAGATTCTCTTCCTTGTGCTGCCTGTCAAGTACGTGTACGAGAACCAACTCCCCCCAGCCTCGTCTGTGATAATAACTTGTGAACAG ctTCGTCTTGTGATGAAGGTTCATGCTTTTGTACGATCAAACATAATGCGAGTCATCGATTATAAAAAAGATGATGGTAAGTTCTCTAGTCACATACCGAGGACCCTTCCACAATTGATTGCCTGGGGACAGAACTGGGGCAATTATATTTCATACATTCCACCTACAGAATACAATTTTAAGCAAGAGAGTACAAATGTGGCAAcagccataaaataa